The following is a genomic window from SAR86 cluster bacterium.
TTTGGTTGCATTCGTTCATGCTGAAACATCAACCGGTGTTAAATCTAATCCGAAAGAAATTGTTAAAATGGCAAACGATCACGGTTGTCTCACAGTTGTTGATACAGTAACAGGTTTGGTTGGAACACCTTTTAAAACAGACGAGTGGGGCATAGACGCTGCTTATTCTGGTACTCAAAAATGTTTATCAGCTTCACCTGGCTTATCACCAATTACATTTAGTGAAAATGCCGCAAATAAAATTAAAAATAGAAAAACTAAAGTTCATAGTTGGTTTTTAGACTTAAATCTAATTATGTCATATTGGAGTGGAGAAGGTGCAAGAGCTTATCATCATACAGCTCCAATAAACTGTCTATATGGATTGCATGAATCATTATTAATAGTAAAAGAAGAAGGTTTAGAGAATTCATGGGATAGACATATGAATAATCACGTTATTCTTCGTGACGGATTAAATAATATGGGTATAAATTTTCTGGTAGATGAAGACGATAGGCTTCCTCAGTTAAATACAATACATATTCCCGATGGTGCAGATGATGCAAAAATAAGATCAATTCTTCTCAATGAATATAATCTAGAAATTGGTGCAGGTCTTGGAGCATTAGCAGGCAAGGTATGGCGAATAGGCTTAATGGGAAACTCATCCACAAAAGAAAATATTGAATATTGCCTAAATTCTCTTAAAGCTGTTATTTAAATTGATAAAACTCATAAACTCGATAGAATACCAGTTTAGTGTAGGAGGGATGGCAGAGTCTGGTTTATTGTAACGGTCTTGAAAACCGTCGTGCCTTCATCGGCACCGTGGGTTCGAATCCCACTCCCTCCGCCAATTTTTAAAAATGAAAAATAAATTTGCAAAATACTTAACCGAAGCACCCCCATTTTTAAAAATATTTGGTCTTTTAGATTTATATTATGATGATGAGAACGAGTTCTTTGTTTGTGAATATAAACCAAATGAAGACTTAACTCACTCAAATGGCACAATTGTTCAAGGTGGTTTTATCACAGGAATGCTTGACTCAACGATGGCTCAATTTCTTATCTTTAAATCAAAAGCAACCATGTCACCATTAACCTTAAATATTAATGTTAAATTCTTACTTCCATGCAGACCTAGTATGGTAAAAGTAATAGCAAGCATAGAGAGAGAAGGCAAGTCTATTATTTTTACAAATGCCAAAATGTTTCAAAATAAAGAACTTATTGCTACAGCATCATCAATTAATAAGCTTATTCCAAATACAAATAATTAATTAAATGCCTAAAAATGTATTTTATGAGGTTACTGAAAATGATCTTTATAAATTATTAAAGGACATTAAACCTGATTTATCTTTTGATAAAGATTTAACAATAAGAGATGTTGATTATACAAATTTAAACAATTGGGCTGCTCATCCAAAATTAAATAATGAGCAATTTTATATACCAAATAATTCCTATAAAACTACAAAAAAAAATGACATTGATGTTTTTTTTATTCATGGAACTGGATTCTATGGAAAAGAATGGAATTTTAATATGAATAAAGAATCAGCCGCTTATGAAAGAACAGAAATTATGATGGCAAATCAAGCATCTGTTTTTAATGACAGTTGTAACATATATGCACCTGAGTATAGGCAAGCCACTTATTTTTCATTTTTTGATAAAGAGACTAATGGCATTAAAGCATTTGATTTAGCCTATCGAGATATAGAAGAATCATTTGACTGTTTTATCAACCAATTTAACAATGGGAGGCCTTTCATTCTAGCAGGACATAGCCAAGGAGCTCTTCATTTAAGTCGTCTAATACATAATAAAGTTCTAAATAATAAACTTAAAAATAATCTTATTTGCGCTTATCCAATTGGTTATATCTTGCCAGAAATTTATTTTAATGAAATTTATCCAAATATGAGTTTCTCACATTCATACAATGATACAAATTGTATTGTAACTTGGGCAACAATTATGCATGGTTACAAAAGAACTTGGCAAAAAGTTCCCTTATGGAAACCCTCAGGATGGTCCTCACAAAAAATGAATCAAAAACTTATATCAACAAATCCATTTTCATGGAATGATGATGTTAATTGGCAAAAGCCTAATAATTCTCATTTATCAACAATGATTAAAACTACAAATTATAATTATTTAGATAGACTATCTCAGAATCATTCGGGTGAAAAGAAATCTATAGTCCCTTCAGCAATACAAGATTTTCAAATAAGAATTAATACTAAAACAGGATTAATTGAAGCAAAAGGTGATTTAATTGATCGAATTAGTAAAGTACAATACTTCACTGGTGATCTTCATAGCTTTGATATATCTCTTTTTTGGGGATCTTTCAGACAAAACATTAAAGATAGAATTAATGCATTTATAAAATGAAAAATAATTTAAATATTTTTACAGAGGGATATGCTCATAATAAAAATATCGATATATTTTATAGAGATTATGGGCCTATTGAGGCAAAACCAATATTATTAGTTCAGGGGCTAGGTGGTCAGTTAACTTATTGGCCTGATCATCTGCTTGAATTTTTAATTGAAAACAATTACAGACCGATCGTTTACGATAATAGGGATGTTGGAAAATCATCTCGCATGAGTTCGACTCCAGTTACATGGATAAA
Proteins encoded in this region:
- a CDS encoding alanine--glyoxylate aminotransferase family protein, whose protein sequence is MKIEAFNPPQRVLMGPGPSDVSPRVLSAMARPTIGHLDPLFIKMMDETKDLLQYVFQTKNQLTFAVSAPGSAGMECCFTNLVEPGDKVIVCQNGVFGGRMKENVERFGGIAIMVQDEWGTAVDLEKLEKALNENPDVCLVAFVHAETSTGVKSNPKEIVKMANDHGCLTVVDTVTGLVGTPFKTDEWGIDAAYSGTQKCLSASPGLSPITFSENAANKIKNRKTKVHSWFLDLNLIMSYWSGEGARAYHHTAPINCLYGLHESLLIVKEEGLENSWDRHMNNHVILRDGLNNMGINFLVDEDDRLPQLNTIHIPDGADDAKIRSILLNEYNLEIGAGLGALAGKVWRIGLMGNSSTKENIEYCLNSLKAVI
- a CDS encoding DUF3089 domain-containing protein, which produces MPKNVFYEVTENDLYKLLKDIKPDLSFDKDLTIRDVDYTNLNNWAAHPKLNNEQFYIPNNSYKTTKKNDIDVFFIHGTGFYGKEWNFNMNKESAAYERTEIMMANQASVFNDSCNIYAPEYRQATYFSFFDKETNGIKAFDLAYRDIEESFDCFINQFNNGRPFILAGHSQGALHLSRLIHNKVLNNKLKNNLICAYPIGYILPEIYFNEIYPNMSFSHSYNDTNCIVTWATIMHGYKRTWQKVPLWKPSGWSSQKMNQKLISTNPFSWNDDVNWQKPNNSHLSTMIKTTNYNYLDRLSQNHSGEKKSIVPSAIQDFQIRINTKTGLIEAKGDLIDRISKVQYFTGDLHSFDISLFWGSFRQNIKDRINAFIK
- a CDS encoding PaaI family thioesterase, producing MKNKFAKYLTEAPPFLKIFGLLDLYYDDENEFFVCEYKPNEDLTHSNGTIVQGGFITGMLDSTMAQFLIFKSKATMSPLTLNINVKFLLPCRPSMVKVIASIEREGKSIIFTNAKMFQNKELIATASSINKLIPNTNN